A window from Citrus sinensis cultivar Valencia sweet orange chromosome 3, DVS_A1.0, whole genome shotgun sequence encodes these proteins:
- the LOC102610279 gene encoding methylsterol monooxygenase 1-2-like isoform X1, giving the protein MLPYSTIEDAAAALGRNLTFAETLWYNYSANKSDYFLYCHNILFLFLVFSVAPLPFVVIESLRSDSFDKYKIQPKVRLSFSEMVRCYKDVMRMFFLVVGPLQLVSFPSVQMVGIRTGLPLPSGWEILAQLVVYFMVEDYTNYWIHRFLHCKWGYEKIHRVHHEYTAPIGFAAPYAHWAEILILGIPSFLGPAMAPGHMITFWLWIALRQIEAIDTHSGFSFCRYDFPWGFTKYIPFYGGADYHDYHHYVGEQSHSNFASVFTYCDFLYGTDKGYRYQKKLLRKMQEELRGSGEQNGGSYQNLKSE; this is encoded by the exons ATGCTGCCGTACTCTACCATCGAAGACGCGGCCGCAGCGCTTGGACGGAACCTGACGTTCGCGGAGACGTTATGGTACAATTACTCGGCGAACAAATCGGATTACTTCCTGTACTGCCACAACATTCTGTTTCTGTTTTTGGTGTTTTCTGTTGCGCCGCTGCCCTTTGTCGTTATTGAATCGCTGCGATCTGATAGTTTCGATAAGTACAAGATTCAGCCGAAAGTTAGGCTCTCTTTCTCCGAGATGGTTCGCTGCTACAAGGATGTTATGCGCATGTTCTTTCTCGTTGTGGGCCCTCTTCAACTCGTTTCTTTCCCTTCCGTTCAg ATGGTTGGGATTCGGACTGGGTTGCCGCTGCCGTCAGGGTGGGAGATTCTTGCACAATTGGTAGTTTATTTCATGGTAGAGGACTATACCAATTACTGGATTCACAGATTTCTCCATTGTAAATGGGGTTATGAGAAAATTCACCGCGTTCATCATGAATACACCGCTCCCATTGGATTTGCTGCACCATATGCACATTGGGCTGAGATTTTGATCCTTGGGATTCCATCCTTTCTTGGTCCTGCAATGGCTCCTGGGCACATGATCACATTCTGGTTGTGGATTGCTTTGCGGCAGATTGAGGCAATTGATACTCACAGCGG TTTCTCCTTTTGCAGGTATGACTTCCCCTGGGGTTTCACAAAGTATATTCCATTTTACGGCGGTGCAGATTATCATGATTACCACCATTATGTTGGGGAGCAAAGCCACAGCAACTTTGCTTCTGTCTTTACCTATTGTGATTTTCTTTATGGAACTGACAAG GGCTATCGCTATCAAAAGAAGCTCCTTAGAAAG ATGCAAGAGGAATTAAGAGGTAGTGGTGAGCAAAATGGAGGTTCGTACCAAAATCTTAAGTCTGAGTAA
- the LOC102610279 gene encoding methylsterol monooxygenase 1-2-like isoform X2 encodes MLPYSTIEDAAAALGRNLTFAETLWYNYSANKSDYFLYCHNILFLFLVFSVAPLPFVVIESLRSDSFDKYKIQPKVRLSFSEMVRCYKDVMRMFFLVVGPLQLVSFPSVQMVGIRTGLPLPSGWEILAQLVVYFMVEDYTNYWIHRFLHCKWGYEKIHRVHHEYTAPIGFAAPYAHWAEILILGIPSFLGPAMAPGHMITFWLWIALRQIEAIDTHSGYDFPWGFTKYIPFYGGADYHDYHHYVGEQSHSNFASVFTYCDFLYGTDKGYRYQKKLLRKMQEELRGSGEQNGGSYQNLKSE; translated from the exons ATGCTGCCGTACTCTACCATCGAAGACGCGGCCGCAGCGCTTGGACGGAACCTGACGTTCGCGGAGACGTTATGGTACAATTACTCGGCGAACAAATCGGATTACTTCCTGTACTGCCACAACATTCTGTTTCTGTTTTTGGTGTTTTCTGTTGCGCCGCTGCCCTTTGTCGTTATTGAATCGCTGCGATCTGATAGTTTCGATAAGTACAAGATTCAGCCGAAAGTTAGGCTCTCTTTCTCCGAGATGGTTCGCTGCTACAAGGATGTTATGCGCATGTTCTTTCTCGTTGTGGGCCCTCTTCAACTCGTTTCTTTCCCTTCCGTTCAg ATGGTTGGGATTCGGACTGGGTTGCCGCTGCCGTCAGGGTGGGAGATTCTTGCACAATTGGTAGTTTATTTCATGGTAGAGGACTATACCAATTACTGGATTCACAGATTTCTCCATTGTAAATGGGGTTATGAGAAAATTCACCGCGTTCATCATGAATACACCGCTCCCATTGGATTTGCTGCACCATATGCACATTGGGCTGAGATTTTGATCCTTGGGATTCCATCCTTTCTTGGTCCTGCAATGGCTCCTGGGCACATGATCACATTCTGGTTGTGGATTGCTTTGCGGCAGATTGAGGCAATTGATACTCACAGCGG GTATGACTTCCCCTGGGGTTTCACAAAGTATATTCCATTTTACGGCGGTGCAGATTATCATGATTACCACCATTATGTTGGGGAGCAAAGCCACAGCAACTTTGCTTCTGTCTTTACCTATTGTGATTTTCTTTATGGAACTGACAAG GGCTATCGCTATCAAAAGAAGCTCCTTAGAAAG ATGCAAGAGGAATTAAGAGGTAGTGGTGAGCAAAATGGAGGTTCGTACCAAAATCTTAAGTCTGAGTAA